In [Leptolyngbya] sp. PCC 7376, a genomic segment contains:
- a CDS encoding YdcF family protein yields the protein MTLSNGKFARKQTTRIRRSPNRKKKHKRRWLLALSIGTAISAGSIVYYKVKQILLKPEAIFVLGGHEEREKFAAQLAQNNPALEVWVSSGSPPDYAKQIFEHYDVSGDRLHLDYKAQDTVTNFTSIVNDFKQQNIDSVYLITSENHMHRAQVIAQIVFGSQGIVVKPMPVPSQNPPESRIKCFRDGLRSIWWVFTGETGAEWMNKKSATVVTTKNL from the coding sequence ATGACTCTCTCCAATGGTAAGTTTGCCAGAAAACAAACGACTCGAATTAGGCGATCGCCTAATCGAAAAAAGAAGCATAAACGTCGATGGCTTTTAGCTCTGAGCATCGGCACCGCAATTAGTGCAGGAAGTATTGTTTATTACAAAGTTAAACAGATCTTACTTAAACCAGAAGCTATTTTTGTGTTGGGAGGCCATGAAGAGCGAGAGAAATTCGCAGCCCAGCTAGCTCAAAATAATCCAGCTTTAGAAGTTTGGGTTTCTTCGGGTAGTCCACCCGACTATGCCAAACAGATTTTTGAGCATTACGATGTCAGCGGCGATCGCCTGCATTTAGACTATAAAGCCCAAGATACTGTCACCAATTTCACCAGCATCGTCAATGACTTTAAACAGCAGAATATCGATAGTGTTTATCTGATCACCTCAGAAAACCATATGCATCGTGCCCAAGTGATTGCTCAGATTGTCTTCGGTAGCCAAGGCATTGTCGTAAAACCCATGCCTGTACCTTCCCAAAATCCCCCAGAGTCTAGGATCAAATGTTTTCGGGATGGATTGCGCTCTATCTGGTGGGTTTTTACTGGGGAAACAGGTGCAGAGTGGATGAATAAAAAATCAGCAACGGTAGTGACAACCAAAAATTTATAA
- a CDS encoding NAD(P)-dependent oxidoreductase: MAKKIAFLGMGVMGTPMSLNLSRADLSVVVWNRSASSPNLQRIKDAGGEIKTSIAEAVKDADYIFVCVSDVPDVKNVLLGNSGAIHYAKPKALIVDFSTIGSPAAKEIAQTLEEQGLRFLDAPISGGDIGAENGTLTIMVGGDRPDFDEAMPYFEAMGKNIYYCGEPGSGQAVKMCNQVLAAIHMVALCEAIKLAKYQGIDPNLMIDVCQTGAAGSWAIANLGHKITATDFRPGFMVKHILKDLRLVQETLDKYPSLPGFELATQKFKNTAELADALEQGTQAMFRSYT; the protein is encoded by the coding sequence ATGGCAAAAAAAATTGCATTTCTCGGCATGGGCGTGATGGGGACACCAATGAGCTTGAATCTATCGCGCGCAGATCTTTCCGTCGTTGTTTGGAACCGTTCGGCTTCCAGTCCAAATCTCCAACGAATCAAAGACGCTGGTGGAGAAATCAAAACATCTATTGCTGAAGCCGTTAAGGATGCAGACTATATTTTTGTCTGTGTCAGTGATGTGCCTGATGTCAAAAATGTTTTATTGGGAAACTCTGGGGCGATTCATTATGCCAAGCCAAAAGCTCTGATTGTTGATTTCAGTACTATTGGCTCTCCTGCGGCAAAGGAAATTGCCCAAACCTTAGAAGAACAAGGCCTACGGTTTCTTGATGCGCCAATCAGTGGCGGAGATATTGGGGCAGAAAACGGGACGCTCACAATTATGGTTGGCGGCGATCGCCCAGACTTTGACGAAGCCATGCCCTATTTTGAAGCGATGGGCAAAAATATTTACTACTGCGGCGAACCAGGTAGTGGCCAAGCCGTCAAAATGTGCAACCAAGTTTTGGCGGCAATTCACATGGTCGCTCTATGTGAAGCAATTAAATTAGCTAAATATCAAGGCATCGATCCTAATCTAATGATTGATGTTTGTCAGACAGGTGCAGCAGGTTCATGGGCGATCGCCAACCTTGGTCACAAAATTACAGCAACAGACTTTCGACCTGGCTTTATGGTGAAACACATTCTCAAAGACTTAAGACTCGTCCAAGAAACATTAGATAAATATCCTTCTCTACCTGGCTTTGAACTTGCAACCCAAAAATTCAAAAACACAGCTGAACTAGCTGATGCCCTGGAACAGGGAACCCAAGCAATGTTCCGTAGCTATACCTGA
- the psbC gene encoding photosystem II reaction center protein CP43 — protein sequence MVTLSNTPMSGGRDIESTGFAWWSGNARLIDLSGKLLGAHVAHAGLIVFWTGAMTLFEVAHFVAEKPMHEQGFILMPHLATLGWGVGPGGEVISTFPYFVVGVLHLISSAVLGLGGIYHAVRGPETLEEYSSFFGYDWKDKNQMTNIIGYHLILLGCGALLLVFKAMFFGGVYDTWAPGGGDVRIIANPTLNPGVIFGYLFKAPFGGEGWMIGVNNMEDIIGGHIYVGLICIFGGIWHILTKPFGWARRAFVWSGEAYLSYSLGALSLMAFIATCFVWFNNTAYPSEFYGPTNAEASQSQALIFLARDQSMGANVGSAQGPTGLGKYLMRSPTGEIILGGETMRFWDFRGPWLEPLRGPNGLDLDKIRNDIQPWQLRRAAEYMTHAPNASINSVGGIITEPNSFNFVNLRQWLAGSHFVLSFFFLVGHLWHAGRARAAEAGFEKGIDRETEPVLNMDELD from the coding sequence GTGGTAACGCTCTCTAATACCCCCATGTCAGGTGGTCGTGATATCGAATCTACTGGCTTCGCCTGGTGGTCTGGTAACGCTCGCTTGATAGACCTTTCCGGTAAGCTTCTTGGTGCTCATGTAGCCCATGCTGGACTTATCGTGTTCTGGACTGGTGCAATGACTCTCTTTGAGGTCGCTCACTTTGTTGCAGAGAAGCCTATGCACGAGCAAGGTTTTATTTTGATGCCTCACCTCGCAACCTTGGGTTGGGGTGTAGGTCCCGGTGGTGAAGTGATTAGTACTTTCCCCTACTTTGTTGTTGGTGTTTTACACCTTATTTCTTCTGCAGTTCTCGGTCTCGGTGGTATTTATCACGCTGTTCGTGGCCCTGAAACTCTTGAAGAATACTCCAGCTTCTTTGGCTATGACTGGAAAGACAAGAACCAAATGACTAACATCATTGGTTATCACCTTATTCTTCTTGGTTGTGGTGCATTGCTTCTTGTTTTCAAAGCGATGTTCTTCGGCGGTGTATACGATACCTGGGCACCTGGTGGTGGCGATGTTCGTATTATTGCTAATCCGACTCTTAACCCCGGTGTGATCTTTGGCTATTTGTTCAAAGCTCCTTTCGGTGGTGAAGGTTGGATGATTGGTGTGAACAACATGGAAGATATTATTGGTGGTCACATTTATGTGGGTCTCATCTGTATCTTCGGTGGTATTTGGCACATTCTCACTAAGCCTTTCGGTTGGGCACGTCGTGCTTTCGTTTGGTCTGGTGAAGCTTACCTTTCTTACAGTCTCGGTGCTTTGTCTTTGATGGCTTTCATCGCAACTTGTTTTGTTTGGTTTAACAACACTGCTTATCCTAGTGAATTTTACGGTCCTACTAACGCTGAAGCTTCTCAGTCTCAGGCGTTAATCTTCCTAGCTCGTGACCAATCTATGGGTGCGAACGTAGGTTCTGCTCAAGGTCCTACTGGTCTTGGTAAATATCTCATGCGTTCCCCTACTGGCGAGATTATTCTCGGTGGTGAGACAATGCGTTTCTGGGATTTCCGTGGTCCTTGGCTTGAGCCTCTCCGTGGTCCTAATGGTCTTGACCTCGACAAAATCCGTAATGACATTCAGCCTTGGCAACTTCGTCGTGCTGCTGAATACATGACTCACGCTCCTAATGCTTCCATCAACTCTGTTGGCGGTATTATTACTGAGCCTAACTCCTTTAACTTTGTGAACCTTCGTCAATGGTTGGCTGGTTCTCACTTCGTTCTCTCTTTCTTCTTCCTCGTTGGTCACCTCTGGCATGCTGGTCGTGCTCGTGCGGCTGAAGCTGGTTTCGAGAAAGGTATCGATCGTGAGACTGAGCCTGTATTGAACATGGACGAACTTGACTAA
- the cobU gene encoding bifunctional adenosylcobinamide kinase/adenosylcobinamide-phosphate guanylyltransferase yields MGNSILVTGAVRSGKSEWAEHLALQSGKPVTYIATAKEDPSDPEWTARIQHHRDRRPDTWQFIAEAKDLSGALKTIPSGHCVLVDSLGLWVAAHLETEAAQWHELMAEFLELLPTLDFLSIMVAEETGWGLVPTYPMGRLFRDRLGRLIRQTGLKADETYLLAGGHALNLKQLGQPLPEAQSPLF; encoded by the coding sequence ATGGGAAACAGTATTTTAGTGACTGGGGCTGTCCGTTCTGGCAAAAGCGAATGGGCAGAACATCTCGCCCTCCAATCCGGTAAACCAGTCACCTACATCGCCACTGCAAAAGAAGACCCCAGCGACCCTGAATGGACAGCCCGTATCCAACACCATCGCGATCGCCGCCCCGATACATGGCAATTTATCGCTGAAGCAAAAGATCTCTCAGGTGCCTTAAAAACAATTCCTAGTGGACATTGCGTATTGGTTGATTCCTTAGGGTTGTGGGTTGCGGCCCACTTGGAAACTGAAGCAGCCCAATGGCATGAACTGATGGCTGAATTCCTTGAGCTACTTCCAACCCTAGATTTTCTAAGTATTATGGTTGCCGAAGAAACCGGTTGGGGATTAGTGCCGACCTATCCTATGGGAAGACTTTTCCGCGATCGCCTAGGCCGACTCATTCGACAAACAGGCCTCAAAGCAGACGAAACCTATCTTCTTGCTGGAGGCCACGCCCTCAACCTCAAACAATTAGGCCAACCCTTACCAGAAGCACAATCCCCTCTTTTCTGA
- a CDS encoding NADAR family protein, whose translation MESTAETIYFYKAYDPYGCFSNFSPHPIQCKGFHWSTVEHFYQAQKFVTTPDAAIIPIIQNAPTPDAAAALGRNPQYSPRHDWERVKQSVMWEGVLQKFTTHPKIATVLLNTVDAEIIEDSPVDYYWGCGADGTGYNHLGKLLMKVRQHLRDS comes from the coding sequence ATGGAGTCAACAGCTGAGACGATCTATTTCTATAAAGCTTATGACCCCTATGGTTGCTTCTCTAATTTTTCCCCCCATCCCATACAGTGCAAAGGTTTTCACTGGTCAACTGTTGAACATTTTTACCAAGCGCAAAAATTTGTCACGACACCCGATGCTGCCATTATTCCGATTATTCAGAACGCACCAACTCCCGATGCTGCTGCTGCCCTTGGTCGAAATCCCCAATATTCCCCTCGCCATGACTGGGAGAGAGTTAAACAATCGGTTATGTGGGAAGGTGTGCTTCAGAAATTTACAACTCACCCTAAAATTGCCACAGTACTCCTAAATACTGTAGATGCAGAAATTATTGAAGATTCCCCTGTCGATTATTATTGGGGTTGTGGTGCAGATGGAACAGGATATAACCATTTAGGTAAACTACTGATGAAAGTGCGTCAACATCTCAGGGATTCGTAA
- the psaA gene encoding photosystem I core protein PsaA has product MAVKVDKNPVPTSTEKWGKPGHFDRALARGPKTTTWIWNLHADAHDFDSQTSDLEDISRKIFSAHFGHLAVVFVWLSGMYFHGAKFSNYEAWLNDPTIIKPSAQVVWPVVGQGILNGDVGGGFSGIQITSGLFYMWRAAGFTNSYQLYVTAIGGLVMAALMVFAGWFHYHKAAPKLEWFQDAESMLNHHLSVLLGCGSLGWAGHLIHVSLPVNKLLDSGVAAADIPLPHEFFDPSVMAELYPSFAQGIKPFFTLDWAVYSDFLTFKGGLNPTTGSLWLTDVAHHHVAIAVLFIIAGHMYRNGFGVGHNLKEILEAHKGPFTGEGHKGLYEIFTTSWHAQLSLNLALLGSLTIIIAHHMYAMPPYPYMAVDYGTMLSLFTHHTWIGGFLIVGAGAHGAIFMVRDYDPAKNVNNLLDRVIRHRDAIISHLNWVCIWLGFHSFGLYIHNDTMRALGRPQDMFSDSAIQLQPIFAQWVQSLHFAAPGSTAPHAIAGVSQVFGGDVVAIGGKVAMMPITLGTADFMVHHIHAFTIHVTVLILLKGLLYSRSSRLVPDKGQIGFRFSCDGPGRGGTCQVSGWDHVFLGLFWMYNSLSVVIFHFSWKMQSDVWGTVLPDGSVSHITGGNFATSAITINGWLRDFLWAQATQVINSYGTSLSAYGIMFLAGHFVFAFSLMFLFSGRGYWQELIESIVWAHNKLNLAPAIQPRALSIIQGRAVGVAHYLLGGIVTTWAFFLARSLSIG; this is encoded by the coding sequence ATGGCAGTAAAGGTTGATAAGAATCCGGTCCCAACTTCTACAGAGAAGTGGGGAAAACCGGGTCACTTTGACCGAGCTCTGGCACGGGGTCCAAAAACCACAACTTGGATTTGGAACCTCCATGCTGATGCACATGATTTCGATAGTCAAACAAGTGATCTCGAAGATATCTCGCGCAAGATTTTTAGTGCGCACTTCGGTCACCTTGCTGTAGTTTTTGTTTGGCTTAGCGGCATGTATTTTCATGGCGCAAAATTTTCTAACTACGAAGCTTGGCTTAATGATCCAACGATCATTAAGCCTAGTGCTCAAGTTGTCTGGCCTGTTGTGGGTCAAGGCATCCTTAATGGCGACGTTGGTGGTGGCTTTAGCGGTATTCAAATTACCTCTGGCCTCTTCTATATGTGGCGCGCTGCTGGTTTTACCAACTCTTATCAGCTCTATGTGACTGCCATTGGCGGTCTTGTTATGGCAGCCCTTATGGTGTTTGCCGGTTGGTTCCATTACCACAAAGCGGCTCCAAAACTGGAGTGGTTTCAGGATGCTGAGTCCATGCTCAATCACCACCTTTCCGTATTGCTCGGTTGTGGTTCTTTGGGTTGGGCGGGTCACTTGATTCACGTCTCTTTGCCTGTTAACAAGCTCCTAGATTCTGGTGTTGCTGCAGCGGATATTCCTCTGCCTCACGAGTTCTTCGATCCCTCTGTAATGGCAGAACTGTATCCTAGCTTTGCTCAAGGTATAAAGCCTTTCTTTACTCTTGATTGGGCTGTGTATTCTGATTTCTTGACCTTCAAAGGCGGCTTGAATCCTACAACTGGTAGTCTCTGGCTAACTGATGTAGCTCACCACCACGTGGCGATCGCTGTCCTCTTCATCATTGCTGGTCACATGTACCGCAATGGTTTTGGTGTAGGTCACAACCTCAAAGAAATTCTTGAAGCGCACAAAGGTCCTTTCACTGGTGAAGGTCATAAAGGTCTTTATGAGATTTTTACAACTTCTTGGCATGCTCAATTGTCTTTGAACCTTGCACTGCTTGGCTCTTTGACAATCATCATTGCCCACCATATGTACGCAATGCCTCCTTATCCTTATATGGCAGTAGACTACGGCACGATGTTGTCTTTGTTTACTCACCACACATGGATTGGTGGCTTCCTTATCGTTGGTGCCGGTGCTCATGGCGCAATCTTTATGGTTCGTGACTATGATCCCGCTAAGAATGTTAATAACCTCTTAGACCGTGTGATCCGTCACCGTGACGCAATCATTTCTCACCTTAATTGGGTATGTATTTGGCTTGGCTTCCATAGCTTTGGTCTTTATATCCATAACGACACCATGCGTGCGTTAGGCCGTCCTCAAGACATGTTCTCTGACTCTGCGATTCAGTTACAGCCTATCTTCGCGCAATGGGTTCAAAGCCTTCACTTTGCTGCTCCCGGAAGTACCGCTCCTCATGCGATCGCCGGTGTCAGCCAAGTATTTGGTGGTGATGTAGTGGCAATCGGCGGCAAAGTCGCGATGATGCCTATCACTCTAGGTACTGCAGACTTTATGGTTCACCATATTCATGCGTTTACCATCCACGTCACAGTGCTGATCCTGCTTAAGGGTCTTCTCTACTCCCGCAGCTCTCGTTTGGTTCCCGATAAGGGTCAAATTGGATTCCGTTTCTCTTGTGACGGTCCTGGCCGCGGTGGTACTTGCCAAGTTTCTGGCTGGGATCACGTTTTCCTCGGCCTCTTCTGGATGTACAACTCCTTATCCGTTGTGATTTTCCACTTTAGCTGGAAGATGCAATCCGACGTTTGGGGTACCGTTCTTCCCGATGGCAGCGTCTCCCATATCACTGGTGGTAACTTTGCAACAAGCGCAATTACTATCAATGGCTGGCTCCGTGATTTCCTATGGGCACAGGCTACTCAGGTAATCAACTCCTACGGTACTTCGTTGTCCGCTTACGGAATCATGTTCCTCGCTGGTCACTTTGTCTTCGCATTTAGCTTGATGTTCCTCTTTAGTGGACGTGGCTATTGGCAAGAACTTATTGAATCCATCGTTTGGGCACACAACAAGCTCAACTTGGCTCCTGCAATTCAACCCCGCGCATTGAGTATTATTCAAGGCCGTGCGGTTGGTGTTGCTCACTATCTCCTTGGAGGGATTGTGACGACCTGGGCCTTCTTCTTAGCAAGAAGCTTGTCTATCGGTTAA
- the psaB gene encoding photosystem I core protein PsaB: MATKFPKFSQDLAQDPTTRRIWYGIATAHDFETHDGMTEENLYQKIFASHFGHLAIIFLWTSGTLFHVAWQGNFEQWVKDPLNVRPIAHAIWDPHFGQGAIDAFTQAGASNPVNVAYSGVYHWFYTIGMTTNADLYQGSVFLLILSSLFLFAGWLHLQPKFRPSLAWFKDAESRLNHHLAGLLGVSSLAWTGHLVHVAIPEARGVHVGWDNFLSVKPHPAGLMPFFTGNWGVYAQNPDTAGHLFGTSEGAGTAILTFLGGFHPQTEALWLTDIAHHHLAIAVLFIIAGHMYRTKFGIGHSIKEILESHQPPSGKLGAGHKGLYDTLNNSLHFQLGLALASLGVVTSLVAQHMYSMPSYAFIAKDYTTQAALYTHHQYIAGFLMVGAFAHGAIFFVRDYDPEANKDNVLYRMLEHKEALISHLSWVSLFLGFHTLGLYVHNDVVVAFGTPEKQILVEPVFAQFVQAASGKALYGFDVLLSNADSVASGTGAAYLPGWLDAINSGTNSLFLNIGPGDFLVHHAIALGLHTTTLVLVKGALDARGSKLMPDKKDFGYSFPCDGPGRGGTCDISAWDAFYLAMFWMLNTLGWLTFYWHWKHLGIWQGNVAQFNENSTYLMGWFRDYLWANSAQLINGYNPYGVNNLSVWAWMFLFGHLVWATGFMFLISWRGYWQELIETIVWAHERTPLANIVRWKDKPVALSIVQARVVGLAHFTVGYILTYAAFLIASTSGKFG, from the coding sequence ATGGCAACTAAATTTCCAAAATTTAGCCAAGACCTTGCTCAAGATCCAACCACGCGTCGGATTTGGTACGGAATTGCCACTGCGCATGATTTCGAGACCCATGACGGGATGACAGAAGAGAATCTTTACCAAAAGATTTTCGCATCTCACTTTGGTCACCTTGCAATCATCTTCCTTTGGACTTCCGGTACTCTTTTCCACGTTGCTTGGCAAGGCAATTTCGAACAGTGGGTCAAAGATCCGCTCAACGTCCGTCCTATCGCTCATGCGATTTGGGATCCCCACTTTGGTCAAGGCGCTATTGATGCGTTCACCCAAGCTGGTGCTTCCAACCCTGTAAACGTTGCTTATTCAGGCGTTTACCACTGGTTCTATACCATCGGTATGACCACCAATGCTGACCTTTATCAAGGTTCAGTCTTCCTTTTGATCCTCTCTTCTTTGTTTTTGTTCGCAGGCTGGCTGCACTTGCAACCCAAGTTCCGTCCTAGCCTTGCGTGGTTCAAGGATGCTGAATCTCGTCTAAACCACCACCTCGCTGGTTTGCTTGGTGTAAGTTCTTTGGCTTGGACTGGTCACCTTGTACACGTTGCAATTCCTGAAGCTCGTGGTGTTCATGTTGGCTGGGATAACTTCCTTTCTGTGAAGCCTCACCCTGCTGGTTTGATGCCTTTCTTCACTGGTAATTGGGGCGTTTATGCTCAGAACCCTGACACTGCTGGTCATCTCTTTGGTACTTCCGAAGGTGCTGGTACTGCAATTCTGACTTTCTTAGGTGGCTTCCACCCTCAGACTGAGGCGCTTTGGTTGACTGATATTGCTCATCACCACTTGGCGATCGCCGTGTTGTTCATCATTGCTGGACACATGTATCGCACCAAGTTTGGTATTGGTCACAGCATCAAGGAGATCCTTGAATCTCACCAGCCCCCAAGCGGTAAGCTCGGTGCAGGTCATAAAGGTCTTTACGATACCCTCAACAATTCCCTCCACTTCCAATTGGGTCTTGCGCTTGCTTCCTTAGGTGTTGTTACATCCTTGGTTGCTCAGCACATGTATTCGATGCCTTCCTACGCATTTATTGCGAAGGACTACACAACCCAGGCAGCACTTTACACTCACCACCAGTACATTGCTGGTTTCTTGATGGTTGGTGCGTTTGCTCACGGTGCGATCTTCTTCGTTCGTGACTACGATCCTGAAGCAAACAAGGACAATGTCCTTTACCGTATGTTGGAGCACAAGGAAGCTCTGATTTCCCACCTCAGTTGGGTTTCTCTCTTCCTCGGTTTCCATACCCTCGGCCTCTATGTCCACAACGACGTAGTTGTTGCTTTCGGTACTCCTGAAAAGCAAATCCTTGTAGAACCTGTTTTTGCTCAGTTTGTCCAAGCGGCTTCTGGTAAGGCACTCTACGGCTTTGATGTACTTCTCTCTAACGCAGACAGTGTTGCTTCCGGTACCGGTGCGGCTTACTTACCTGGTTGGTTAGATGCTATCAACAGTGGTACAAATTCTTTGTTCCTCAACATTGGTCCTGGTGACTTCCTTGTTCACCATGCGATCGCCCTCGGTTTGCACACCACTACCCTCGTTCTTGTGAAGGGTGCGTTGGATGCCCGTGGTTCTAAGTTGATGCCCGACAAGAAAGACTTCGGTTACTCCTTCCCTTGTGACGGTCCTGGCCGTGGCGGTACTTGCGACATCTCTGCATGGGATGCCTTCTACCTCGCGATGTTCTGGATGTTGAATACCTTGGGCTGGTTGACCTTCTACTGGCACTGGAAGCACCTCGGTATTTGGCAAGGTAACGTTGCTCAGTTCAACGAAAACTCCACTTACCTCATGGGCTGGTTCCGGGACTATCTCTGGGCTAACTCTGCGCAGCTCATTAACGGCTACAACCCATATGGAGTGAACAACCTCTCTGTTTGGGCTTGGATGTTCCTCTTTGGACACCTCGTCTGGGCAACTGGTTTCATGTTCCTCATCTCTTGGCGTGGTTACTGGCAAGAGCTGATCGAGACTATTGTTTGGGCTCACGAGCGCACTCCTCTTGCGAACATCGTTCGCTGGAAGGACAAGCCCGTTGCTCTCTCCATCGTCCAAGCTCGTGTCGTTGGTTTAGCTCACTTCACGGTGGGTTATATCCTGACCTATGCGGCCTTCCTGATTGCCTCGACGTCCGGGAAATTTGGTTAG
- the psbD gene encoding photosystem II D2 protein (photosystem q(a) protein) → MTIAVGRASQERGWFDVLDDWLKRDRFVFVGWSGILLFPCAFLATGGWLTGTTFVTSWYTHGLASSYLEGCNFLTVAVSSPAASLGHSLIFLWGPEAGWNFARWCQIGGLWSFVALHGAFGLIGFMLRQFEIARLVGIRPYNAIAFSGPIAVFVSVFLMYPLGQSSWFFAPSFGVAGIFRFILFLQGFHNWTLNPFHMMGVAGILGGALLCAIHGATVENTLFEDSEQANTFRAFEPTQAEETYSMVTANRFWSQIFGIAFSNKRWLHFFMLFVPVTGLWMSSVGIVGLALNLRAYDFVSQELRAAEDPEFETFYTKNVLLNEGMRAWMAPQDQIHEQFVFPEEVLPRGNAL, encoded by the coding sequence ATGACTATTGCAGTCGGACGCGCCTCCCAAGAGCGGGGATGGTTTGACGTCCTCGACGATTGGCTGAAGCGAGATCGATTCGTTTTCGTCGGTTGGTCCGGTATTTTACTCTTCCCCTGTGCTTTTCTAGCAACGGGTGGATGGTTGACTGGTACGACCTTCGTAACTTCTTGGTACACCCACGGACTAGCGTCCTCCTACCTAGAAGGATGTAACTTTTTGACTGTAGCGGTATCTAGCCCTGCTGCTAGCCTCGGTCACTCCCTGATTTTCCTATGGGGTCCTGAAGCTGGTTGGAACTTTGCCCGCTGGTGCCAAATTGGTGGCCTGTGGAGTTTTGTCGCCCTGCACGGTGCATTCGGCCTGATCGGCTTCATGCTGCGTCAGTTCGAGATTGCTCGTCTGGTCGGTATTCGTCCTTATAACGCGATCGCCTTTTCTGGTCCTATCGCGGTATTCGTCAGTGTATTTCTGATGTACCCATTGGGTCAGTCTAGCTGGTTCTTTGCACCTAGCTTTGGTGTAGCAGGAATCTTCCGTTTCATTCTTTTCTTACAAGGTTTCCACAACTGGACCCTGAACCCCTTCCACATGATGGGTGTTGCGGGTATTCTCGGTGGCGCACTACTATGTGCGATTCACGGAGCGACAGTAGAGAACACATTGTTTGAAGATAGTGAGCAGGCAAACACGTTCCGCGCGTTTGAACCGACCCAAGCAGAAGAGACCTACTCGATGGTGACAGCAAACCGTTTCTGGAGTCAGATTTTCGGTATTGCATTCTCCAACAAGCGTTGGTTGCACTTCTTCATGCTATTCGTACCCGTAACAGGCCTCTGGATGAGCTCTGTGGGTATTGTTGGATTGGCGTTGAACTTACGTGCATATGACTTCGTATCGCAGGAACTCCGCGCAGCGGAAGACCCTGAGTTCGAGACATTCTATACAAAGAACGTCTTGTTGAACGAAGGAATGCGTGCATGGATGGCACCGCAAGACCAAATTCACGAACAATTTGTATTCCCTGAGGAGGTACTACCACGTGGTAACGCTCTCTAA
- a CDS encoding 3'-5' exonuclease, whose protein sequence is MPYLQNPDDIIAAIARLKFAPILWVDTEVADFRSKQPHLSLIQISANSADLTGEQVLIFDVLDRPELVEHFIQEIMVDEAIAKVFHNAAFDRKYLGKTKAKNIICTLELAKKIPYYLAPKPDNSLKSLAEHLCHFPKVDKELQGSEWGDRPLSAAQLEYAKLDPVYTAQVHHRLLQLQQQCQADPDRENIVQLTRRYRQIEHDWQMLNSEVVHLKDRIKAAMTAQKVEETVGFKLSYSERKIQYVKLSELAQAIASHQFQSDTPIKLTKALQKEFEALLSDLPIDEKITQSANLKAIDINDSDVPF, encoded by the coding sequence ATGCCCTATCTCCAAAATCCCGATGACATAATCGCGGCGATCGCCCGTTTGAAGTTTGCGCCGATTTTGTGGGTAGATACGGAAGTGGCGGATTTTCGGAGTAAGCAACCCCATTTATCTCTGATCCAGATTTCTGCAAATTCTGCGGATTTGACTGGGGAACAGGTTTTGATTTTTGATGTGCTGGATCGACCAGAACTGGTTGAGCATTTCATTCAGGAGATTATGGTGGATGAGGCGATCGCCAAAGTTTTCCACAATGCGGCCTTTGATCGAAAATATTTAGGGAAAACGAAAGCGAAAAATATAATTTGTACCCTTGAGCTCGCAAAAAAGATTCCTTATTATCTTGCACCTAAGCCCGATAACTCTCTCAAAAGCTTGGCAGAGCACCTCTGTCATTTTCCAAAAGTGGATAAGGAGCTGCAAGGTAGTGAGTGGGGTGATCGCCCTTTAAGTGCAGCACAACTCGAATATGCGAAACTTGACCCTGTTTATACTGCGCAAGTGCATCACCGTCTTCTACAACTTCAGCAACAATGCCAGGCCGACCCCGATCGCGAGAATATTGTGCAGTTAACTCGTCGCTATCGTCAGATCGAACATGATTGGCAAATGCTGAATAGTGAGGTTGTACATCTTAAAGACCGTATAAAAGCGGCTATGACGGCCCAAAAAGTAGAAGAAACAGTGGGTTTTAAGCTCAGTTATTCTGAACGAAAAATCCAATACGTTAAACTTTCCGAACTTGCTCAGGCGATCGCCTCCCATCAGTTTCAGAGCGATACTCCAATCAAACTCACCAAAGCCTTACAAAAAGAATTTGAAGCCCTCCTTTCAGATCTCCCTATCGACGAAAAAATCACCCAGTCAGCCAATCTAAAAGCCATTGATATCAATGACTCTGATGTACCTTTTTAA